The proteins below are encoded in one region of Rhizobium sp. 9140:
- the flhB gene encoding flagellar biosynthesis protein FlhB, which produces MSDDQDKDSKTELPSEKKISDALEKGNVPFSREVTMFASTLAIYIYVVFFLPDGFRSMAEALKDVFEQPDAWRITTSNDASALISKLLWASGALVVPVFVLMIAFGVGSSILQNLPSPVFDRIAPKLNRISPIAGVGRIYSLPGLVEFAKSFFKIAVISGIVALTLWDDFYATLDAMFSDPITIFEIMGRDFNKIMNVVLFSTAAIAIADFFWTRHHWHSELRMTKQEVKEEMKQTQGDPIVKARLRSIARDRARRRMISSVPRATLVIANPTHFAVALRYVREEGDAPVVVAKGQDLVALRIRALAEENNIPVFEDPPLARSMFAQVSVDSVIPPVFYKAVAELIHRVYATKSNPTRMN; this is translated from the coding sequence ATGTCGGACGATCAGGATAAAGACAGCAAAACCGAGTTGCCGTCCGAGAAGAAGATCAGCGATGCCCTCGAGAAGGGAAACGTCCCGTTCTCCCGCGAGGTCACGATGTTCGCCTCGACGCTCGCCATCTACATCTATGTGGTCTTCTTTCTGCCGGACGGGTTCCGCAGCATGGCCGAAGCGCTGAAGGATGTGTTCGAGCAGCCGGACGCCTGGCGAATCACCACGTCGAACGACGCATCCGCCCTGATATCAAAGCTCCTCTGGGCATCCGGCGCGCTGGTCGTGCCGGTGTTCGTGCTGATGATTGCGTTCGGTGTGGGATCATCGATCCTGCAGAACCTGCCGAGCCCCGTCTTCGACCGAATCGCCCCGAAGCTGAACCGGATTTCGCCGATCGCCGGGGTGGGCCGGATCTACAGCCTGCCCGGTCTCGTGGAATTCGCGAAATCTTTCTTCAAGATCGCCGTCATCTCCGGCATCGTCGCGCTGACACTCTGGGACGATTTCTACGCGACGCTCGACGCGATGTTCTCGGACCCGATCACGATCTTCGAGATCATGGGTCGCGACTTCAACAAGATCATGAACGTCGTCCTCTTTTCGACCGCGGCCATCGCCATCGCCGACTTTTTCTGGACACGGCATCACTGGCACAGCGAGCTGCGCATGACGAAGCAGGAGGTGAAGGAGGAAATGAAGCAGACGCAGGGCGATCCAATCGTAAAGGCTCGCTTACGTTCCATCGCACGCGACCGTGCGCGGCGTCGAATGATTTCCTCCGTTCCCCGCGCAACGCTGGTCATTGCGAACCCGACCCACTTTGCCGTGGCGCTACGCTATGTCCGGGAAGAAGGCGACGCTCCGGTCGTGGTTGCCAAGGGGCAGGACCTCGTGGCGCTGCGCATTCGCGCCCTTGCGGAGGAAAACAACATCCCCGTCTTCGAGGACCCGCCCCTCGCACGCTCAATGTTTGCGCAAGTCTCGGTGGATAGTGTCATTCCACCGGTGTTTTACAAGGCGGTCGCCGAACTCATCCACCGGGTCTACGCAACGAAATCGAACCCGACACGGATGAACTGA
- a CDS encoding transcriptional regulator VisN, giving the protein MEALQTEIAGRPVPVASMRTAMGGSSLTVHTGQPAPASPTCLGTAGHPAAKRQLLEKLGDYAARGQLNKALAALTDYVGASHYLLARYDLSQDSGLDFVMVSDWPFDVVKRLGQVMQGLHAKTNEQEKCLSLLHPVFMRLPEEAVLGRGISREYCAITFSIGRLRLSLMLLFPQDLILSREGLRDIGLLTGYFASLARETSLRSERDFDLTDRELECLSWIAEGKTSEEIALILGISRNTINNYITSVMRKTATKTRSEAIACAVRNNLV; this is encoded by the coding sequence ATGGAAGCTCTTCAGACAGAGATTGCGGGTCGACCTGTGCCGGTCGCCTCGATGCGAACGGCAATGGGCGGATCGAGCCTGACTGTTCACACCGGCCAGCCGGCGCCGGCAAGCCCGACGTGCCTAGGTACGGCCGGCCATCCCGCTGCAAAGCGCCAGCTTCTGGAGAAGCTCGGCGATTATGCGGCGCGCGGCCAGCTCAACAAGGCACTTGCGGCCCTGACGGATTATGTCGGCGCCAGCCATTATCTTCTCGCGCGTTACGACCTGTCGCAGGATAGCGGCCTCGACTTCGTCATGGTTTCGGATTGGCCCTTTGATGTGGTCAAGCGGCTGGGCCAGGTGATGCAGGGGCTTCACGCCAAGACCAACGAACAGGAAAAGTGCCTGTCGCTGCTGCATCCCGTCTTCATGCGCCTTCCCGAAGAGGCTGTCCTTGGTCGCGGCATCAGCCGTGAATATTGCGCCATCACCTTTTCCATCGGCCGGCTGCGGCTGTCGCTGATGCTGCTCTTCCCGCAGGACCTGATCCTGTCGCGGGAGGGTCTGCGCGACATCGGCTTGCTCACCGGCTATTTCGCCAGCCTCGCGCGCGAAACGTCACTGCGCTCGGAACGCGATTTCGACCTGACGGATCGCGAACTTGAATGCCTCTCGTGGATCGCGGAAGGCAAGACCAGCGAGGAGATCGCCCTCATTCTCGGCATCTCGCGCAATACCATCAACAACTACATCACCAGTGTCATGCGTAAGACGGCGACCAAGACGCGCTCGGAAGCGATTGCCTGCGCGGTCCGAAACAACCTCGTATAG
- the fliG gene encoding flagellar motor switch protein FliG, whose product MMDYDDFEASALTRPLTQMDKAAAVLLSMGKPIAGKLLKFFTQSELQGIIASAQTLRSIEPHELEILVNEFEDLFTEGAGLMDNAKAIEAILEEGLTPDEVDGLLGRRTAFQSYETSIWDRLQDADPVFVSQHLSKEHPQTIAYILSMMPSTFGAKVLLQLPEAGRADIINRTVNMKNVAPKAAAIIETRVIELLRQMDSERNSAGSVKIAEVMNEMEKSDVDTLLASLESISTDSVKKVRPKIFLFDDILLMPQKSRVALFNDIAGDIITMALRGSSMEMRESVLASIGARQRRMIESDLSSGDAGINPRDIAVARRSVTQEAIRLAASGQIELKPKEAVAA is encoded by the coding sequence ATGATGGATTACGACGATTTCGAAGCATCGGCGCTGACGCGCCCCCTGACCCAGATGGACAAGGCTGCGGCCGTGCTGTTGAGCATGGGCAAGCCGATCGCCGGGAAATTGTTGAAATTCTTCACGCAGAGCGAGCTGCAGGGCATCATCGCCTCCGCGCAGACGCTGCGATCCATCGAGCCGCACGAGCTCGAAATCCTCGTCAACGAATTCGAAGACCTGTTTACCGAAGGTGCAGGCCTAATGGACAATGCCAAGGCGATCGAGGCCATCCTCGAAGAGGGCCTGACACCCGACGAGGTCGATGGCCTGCTCGGCCGCCGCACAGCATTCCAATCCTACGAGACCAGCATCTGGGACCGGCTGCAAGATGCCGATCCGGTCTTCGTCTCGCAGCATCTTTCCAAGGAACATCCCCAGACGATCGCCTACATTCTGTCGATGATGCCCTCCACCTTCGGCGCCAAGGTGCTGCTGCAGCTGCCGGAAGCCGGGCGTGCCGACATCATCAACCGAACCGTCAACATGAAGAACGTGGCGCCGAAGGCAGCTGCGATCATCGAGACGCGCGTCATCGAGCTGCTGCGCCAGATGGATTCCGAGCGCAACTCGGCCGGTTCGGTCAAGATCGCAGAAGTCATGAACGAGATGGAGAAGAGCGACGTCGATACGCTGCTCGCCTCGCTCGAGTCGATCAGCACGGATTCGGTCAAGAAGGTCCGCCCGAAGATCTTCCTGTTCGACGACATCCTGCTCATGCCGCAGAAGAGCCGCGTGGCTCTGTTCAACGATATCGCCGGCGACATCATCACCATGGCACTCCGCGGTTCGAGCATGGAGATGCGCGAAAGCGTGCTCGCCTCGATCGGCGCCCGCCAGCGCCGTATGATCGAGTCGGATCTGAGTTCGGGCGATGCCGGGATCAATCCGCGCGACATCGCGGTTGCACGCCGCTCGGTCACGCAGGAAGCCATTCGCCTCGCCGCCAGCGGCCAGATCGAACTGAAGCCGAAGGAAGCCGTCGCCGCTTAG
- a CDS encoding DUF1217 domain-containing protein → MTTTFTSYRQITADLTTSLKRVTEKPDVARETEYYLAHIGNVKSIEDFFADPRLYDYAMKAHGLEDMGYAKAFMRKVLTEGVASDDAFANKLSDSRYTDLVKSLNFAADGATATASDKARKGVTEKYARQTLEQDAGEDNAGVRLALYFERMAPGVTNAFGLLADEALAQVVRTIMQVPEAFAAADIDKQADAVSKAIDLKDLQDPQKMSKLMERFTALWELDHATSNYDPLALFGTQSGFGISSDLLLSINTLKLGGR, encoded by the coding sequence GTGACCACCACATTTACCAGCTACAGGCAGATAACGGCCGACCTGACGACGTCGCTGAAGCGCGTCACGGAGAAGCCCGACGTGGCGCGGGAAACCGAATATTATCTCGCGCATATCGGCAATGTGAAATCGATCGAAGACTTCTTCGCCGATCCCCGCCTTTACGATTATGCCATGAAGGCCCACGGCCTCGAAGACATGGGCTATGCCAAAGCCTTCATGCGCAAGGTGCTGACCGAAGGCGTTGCCAGCGACGATGCCTTCGCCAACAAGCTCTCCGACAGCCGCTACACCGATCTCGTGAAGTCGCTCAACTTCGCCGCGGACGGCGCTACTGCCACCGCCTCCGACAAGGCCCGCAAGGGCGTGACGGAGAAATATGCCCGCCAGACGCTGGAGCAGGATGCGGGCGAGGACAATGCCGGCGTTCGCCTGGCACTCTATTTCGAGCGCATGGCGCCCGGCGTCACCAATGCCTTCGGCCTCCTGGCCGACGAGGCGCTGGCGCAGGTCGTGCGAACGATCATGCAGGTCCCGGAGGCCTTTGCTGCCGCCGATATCGATAAGCAGGCCGACGCCGTTTCCAAGGCGATCGACCTCAAGGATCTTCAGGATCCGCAGAAGATGTCGAAGCTGATGGAGCGCTTCACGGCGCTCTGGGAGCTGGACCATGCCACGAGCAACTACGATCCACTGGCGCTTTTCGGCACGCAGAGCGGCTTCGGCATTTCGTCCGATCTGCTCCTGTCCATCAACACTTTGAAGCTCGGAGGTCGATGA
- a CDS encoding FliM/FliN family flagellar motor switch protein, whose protein sequence is MTSENIYSFDRRLLARMTGALGDDKTIGKICADLGQVFGEFLPDLLQSETGLDLTIGYAGFDTGLKSALIRKLGDGVALSDCELRNWCSDFTISCDSPAIITMMEMLLGSPAESIEEPKPRNLSGIELDVAAIVFEKVAGVLKSAVNAAGGFEPIVGKAYNAESRPAPDKDVEDVYAACVNITLGVGPVLSTFSILVPQQTLLKTTIVFPKGIGQARRQKTAWAEQVEQQVRRSMVELQAHIKLEELTLAAITQLKPGDVIPFHDPKDVRVDVKANGRDLYVCEFGRSGARYTVRVKDTYGTEDELLQHLTR, encoded by the coding sequence ATGACCAGCGAGAACATCTACTCCTTCGATCGCAGACTGCTGGCGCGCATGACCGGCGCGCTCGGCGACGACAAGACCATCGGCAAGATCTGCGCCGATCTCGGCCAGGTCTTCGGCGAGTTCCTGCCGGACCTGCTGCAAAGCGAAACCGGGCTCGACCTGACCATCGGCTATGCCGGGTTCGACACGGGCCTGAAGAGCGCGCTGATCCGCAAGCTCGGCGACGGCGTAGCCCTTTCTGACTGTGAGTTGCGCAACTGGTGCAGCGACTTCACCATCAGCTGCGACAGCCCGGCGATCATTACCATGATGGAAATGCTGCTGGGCTCGCCGGCCGAGTCCATCGAGGAGCCGAAGCCGCGCAACCTGTCGGGCATCGAGCTCGACGTAGCGGCCATCGTCTTCGAAAAGGTCGCGGGCGTTCTGAAATCCGCGGTGAATGCGGCCGGCGGCTTCGAGCCGATCGTCGGCAAGGCGTATAATGCGGAGAGCCGGCCGGCGCCCGACAAGGATGTCGAGGACGTCTACGCGGCCTGCGTGAACATCACCCTTGGCGTCGGGCCGGTCCTGTCCACATTCTCGATCCTCGTACCGCAGCAGACGCTGCTGAAAACCACCATCGTGTTTCCCAAGGGCATCGGACAGGCGCGCCGCCAGAAGACCGCGTGGGCCGAACAGGTCGAGCAACAGGTTCGCCGCTCCATGGTCGAGCTGCAGGCGCATATCAAGCTCGAGGAGCTGACGCTCGCCGCGATCACGCAGCTGAAGCCCGGCGACGTCATCCCCTTCCACGACCCGAAGGATGTCCGCGTCGATGTGAAGGCGAACGGCCGCGATCTCTATGTCTGCGAATTCGGGCGCTCGGGTGCCCGCTATACCGTGCGGGTCAAGGACACGTACGGCACGGAAGACGAGCTTCTTCAGCATCTCACGCGCTAA
- a CDS encoding transcriptional regulator VisR — MVIYIPGGRSGDDNRNGRQTRASRTATLVARLQVMQKDIEARNFAVFRMNGNGLPASRKLTCVLDNWGTAAEEMTHDVVSTYGDEMKHHLDISLLPLLWNGADNRQTAETIDFDRFVLRMKPRTLPYAGIAFPVRLGAQGNGYVAFMAPSLDLTSEVILDLHGRSCHVMTDLFAADERRLQPAEALSEREIGCLQMAGDGYISEEIAEKMGLSVHTVNAYLGAATAKLDSVNRIQAIAKAIRLGYIS; from the coding sequence ATGGTCATCTATATCCCAGGGGGTCGAAGCGGCGATGACAACCGCAACGGCCGCCAGACCCGGGCCTCGCGCACAGCCACTCTGGTCGCCCGCCTGCAGGTGATGCAGAAGGATATCGAAGCCCGCAACTTCGCCGTCTTCCGAATGAACGGAAACGGCCTTCCGGCGTCGCGCAAGCTGACATGCGTTCTCGACAACTGGGGAACGGCGGCGGAAGAGATGACGCATGACGTCGTCTCGACCTATGGCGACGAGATGAAGCATCATCTCGATATCTCGCTTCTGCCCCTCCTGTGGAACGGTGCAGACAATCGGCAGACGGCGGAAACGATCGATTTCGACCGCTTCGTGCTTCGCATGAAGCCGCGCACGCTTCCCTATGCCGGCATCGCCTTTCCCGTGCGCCTCGGCGCGCAGGGCAACGGCTACGTCGCCTTCATGGCGCCGTCGCTCGATCTGACCAGCGAGGTCATTCTCGATCTCCACGGCCGCAGCTGTCACGTCATGACCGATCTGTTTGCCGCCGACGAGCGCCGCCTGCAGCCGGCCGAGGCGCTGAGCGAACGCGAGATCGGCTGCCTGCAGATGGCCGGGGACGGGTACATCAGCGAAGAGATCGCGGAAAAGATGGGCCTGTCGGTGCACACCGTGAACGCCTATCTGGGTGCGGCCACCGCCAAGCTCGATTCCGTCAACCGCATCCAGGCGATCGCCAAGGCGATCCGCCTCGGCTATATTAGCTGA
- the motA gene encoding flagellar motor stator protein MotA translates to MNIIIGLVMTMGCILGGFIAMGGHMAVLNQPFELVIIGGAGIGGFIMGNSMKTVKDAGKALVEAFKHKVPKQREYLDTLGVLYSLMRDLRTKSRNEIESHIDNPDESAIFQSAPTVLKNKDLTAFICDYVRLIIIGNARSHEIEALMDEEINTITHDKMHSYNSLATMGDAFPAIGIVAAVLGVIKAMGAITESPEVLGGKIAAALVGTMLGIFLSYCIVSPLIANVKHVREKQNRLYIIVKQTLLAYMNGSVPQVALEYGRKTISSYERPSIDAVEQEMMNPGGGGESKAA, encoded by the coding sequence ATGAACATCATCATCGGACTCGTCATGACAATGGGCTGTATTCTCGGCGGCTTCATTGCGATGGGCGGGCACATGGCCGTTCTCAACCAGCCGTTCGAGCTCGTCATCATTGGCGGTGCCGGCATCGGCGGCTTCATCATGGGCAATTCCATGAAGACGGTGAAGGACGCCGGCAAGGCGCTCGTGGAAGCCTTCAAGCACAAAGTGCCCAAGCAGCGCGAATATCTCGATACGCTGGGCGTGCTGTACAGCCTCATGCGCGATCTGCGCACCAAGTCGCGCAACGAGATCGAAAGCCACATCGACAACCCGGACGAATCCGCGATCTTCCAGTCGGCACCGACCGTTTTGAAGAACAAGGACCTGACGGCCTTCATCTGCGACTACGTCCGCCTCATCATCATCGGCAATGCGCGCAGCCACGAGATCGAGGCGCTGATGGATGAGGAAATCAACACCATCACCCATGACAAGATGCATTCGTACAATTCGCTGGCAACGATGGGCGACGCCTTCCCCGCCATCGGAATCGTCGCGGCCGTTCTCGGCGTCATCAAGGCCATGGGCGCCATCACCGAGAGCCCGGAAGTTCTCGGCGGCAAGATCGCGGCCGCCCTCGTCGGCACCATGCTCGGCATCTTTCTGTCCTACTGCATCGTCAGCCCGCTGATCGCCAACGTGAAGCATGTGCGCGAGAAGCAGAACCGCCTCTACATCATCGTGAAGCAGACGCTGCTCGCCTACATGAACGGCTCCGTGCCGCAGGTGGCGCTCGAATACGGCCGCAAGACGATTTCCTCCTACGAGCGCCCGTCGATCGACGCGGTCGAGCAGGAAATGATGAACCCCGGCGGTGGCGGCGAGAGCAAGGCGGCCTGA
- the flgF gene encoding flagellar basal-body rod protein FlgF yields the protein MQTGLYVGVSSQIALEKRMNTLADNVANATTVGFRATEVKFNTVLGDTRPTKVAFVGEGAEFLNTSSGGLSHTGNTLDVAIKGDAWLSIETPAGPALTRDGRFTLTETGDLVTMRGYPVLDAGGAPIQLNANAGEVVIGNDGSIRQNGTQVAALGLSEANFANGFRRYDNSSVIPTTAPEPVVDRMDVGVMQGYVEESNVNPVQEMSQLITVSRAFESIASLLRDSETSLDEAIKTLGGSK from the coding sequence ATGCAAACCGGTCTGTACGTCGGCGTTTCCTCGCAGATTGCGCTCGAAAAGCGTATGAACACCTTGGCCGACAATGTCGCCAATGCCACCACCGTCGGCTTTCGCGCCACGGAAGTGAAGTTCAATACCGTGCTCGGCGATACCCGGCCGACGAAGGTCGCCTTCGTCGGCGAGGGCGCGGAGTTCCTGAACACCTCGTCCGGTGGTCTGTCCCATACGGGCAATACGCTCGATGTCGCCATCAAGGGCGATGCGTGGCTGTCCATCGAAACACCGGCCGGCCCGGCGCTGACGCGCGACGGACGTTTTACCCTGACCGAAACCGGCGATCTCGTCACCATGCGGGGGTACCCGGTCCTCGACGCTGGCGGTGCTCCCATCCAGCTGAACGCCAATGCCGGCGAGGTCGTCATCGGCAACGACGGCTCCATCCGCCAGAACGGCACCCAGGTGGCGGCCCTCGGTCTCTCCGAGGCCAACTTCGCCAACGGTTTCCGTCGCTACGACAATTCCTCCGTGATTCCGACGACCGCTCCGGAGCCGGTGGTCGATCGCATGGATGTCGGCGTGATGCAGGGCTATGTCGAGGAATCCAACGTCAATCCCGTTCAGGAGATGTCGCAGCTGATCACCGTCTCGCGCGCCTTCGAGAGCATCGCCTCGCTGCTGCGCGACAGCGAGACCTCGCTGGATGAGGCGATCAAGACGCTCGGTGGCAGCAAGTGA
- the fliF gene encoding flagellar basal-body MS-ring/collar protein FliF, whose amino-acid sequence MNLLEQLSSVTRNLKSLGQGKLIALAAAAMVTVGLVLAAGLYVNKPAYETLYVNLESGDLNQVSMALAEGGIPFDVGTDGKSVQVPVGTTGKARLFLAERGLPNSANAGYELFDNVGSLGLTSFMQEVTRVRALEGEIARTIQQISGIASARVHIVMADRGSFRKTEQKPTASVMIRASSTIGRNAAASIRHLVGSSVPGLSIDDVTILDSAGQLLASGDDPQNGAMSQSLSIVQSVQGEIEKNIDKALSPFLGVDNFRSSVTAQLNTDTQQVQETTFDPESRVERSTRVTKEEQKSSQQQADNAATVQQNVPQAAPKSGGAGPQSNDQAEKKEEQTNYEINSKTVATTKNSYKVEKLSVAVVVNRGRVAAMVGEGADQAKIDTYLADMQKIVASAVGIDAARGDVVTLTAMDFVNNQLLDTPVEGPSIMETLTRNLGGIINALAFITVAVLVVWMGLRPLARSMGFGGPGTLTETEAVGLELPDFSPAPGGAAGGALMEGFGSDFGFDSTDDLLSLGEDGGDFNRRVKEGPERRLARMVEINEERAAKILRKWVAEKAA is encoded by the coding sequence ATGAATCTGTTAGAACAACTTTCGTCGGTCACGAGAAATTTGAAGAGCCTGGGGCAGGGCAAGCTGATCGCGCTGGCGGCAGCAGCCATGGTCACAGTCGGGCTTGTTCTGGCAGCCGGGCTCTACGTCAACAAGCCGGCATACGAGACGCTCTACGTCAACCTTGAATCAGGGGACCTGAACCAGGTCAGCATGGCGCTGGCCGAGGGCGGTATCCCCTTCGACGTCGGCACGGATGGCAAGAGCGTTCAGGTTCCGGTCGGCACCACGGGCAAGGCCCGCCTGTTTCTCGCCGAGCGCGGCCTGCCCAACAGCGCCAATGCCGGTTACGAACTGTTCGACAATGTCGGCTCGCTCGGCCTGACGTCGTTCATGCAGGAAGTCACCCGGGTCCGCGCACTGGAAGGCGAAATCGCCCGCACCATTCAGCAGATCTCTGGTATCGCCTCGGCCCGCGTTCACATCGTGATGGCCGACCGCGGCAGCTTCCGCAAGACCGAGCAGAAGCCCACCGCATCCGTCATGATCCGCGCCAGCTCGACCATCGGTCGCAACGCGGCCGCCTCGATCCGACACCTTGTCGGCTCGTCCGTCCCTGGCCTGTCCATCGACGACGTGACCATTCTCGACAGCGCCGGTCAGTTGCTCGCCTCCGGCGACGATCCGCAGAACGGTGCGATGAGCCAGTCGCTCTCCATCGTCCAGTCCGTCCAGGGCGAAATCGAAAAGAACATCGACAAGGCCCTCTCACCCTTCCTCGGCGTCGACAACTTCCGCTCCAGTGTCACCGCGCAGCTGAACACCGATACGCAGCAGGTTCAGGAAACCACCTTCGATCCGGAATCGCGCGTCGAACGTTCGACACGGGTCACCAAGGAAGAGCAGAAGTCGAGCCAGCAGCAGGCGGACAATGCGGCGACCGTTCAGCAGAACGTGCCGCAGGCAGCCCCCAAGAGCGGTGGTGCCGGCCCGCAGTCGAACGACCAGGCCGAGAAGAAGGAAGAGCAGACCAACTACGAGATCAATTCGAAGACGGTCGCCACCACCAAGAACAGCTACAAGGTCGAAAAGCTCTCCGTCGCCGTCGTCGTCAATCGCGGCCGTGTCGCCGCCATGGTCGGCGAAGGTGCGGACCAGGCAAAGATCGACACCTATCTCGCCGATATGCAGAAGATCGTGGCGTCCGCCGTCGGCATCGACGCGGCCCGCGGCGATGTGGTGACGCTGACCGCCATGGACTTCGTCAACAACCAATTGCTCGACACGCCGGTCGAAGGCCCGAGCATTATGGAAACGCTGACGCGCAATCTCGGCGGCATCATCAACGCCCTCGCCTTCATCACGGTCGCCGTCCTCGTGGTCTGGATGGGCCTGCGTCCTCTGGCCCGCTCCATGGGCTTCGGCGGACCGGGCACCCTCACGGAAACCGAGGCCGTCGGCCTTGAACTCCCCGACTTCTCGCCGGCCCCGGGGGGTGCTGCAGGTGGTGCGCTCATGGAAGGTTTCGGTTCGGATTTCGGCTTCGACAGCACCGACGATCTGCTGAGCCTCGGCGAAGACGGCGGCGACTTCAACCGCCGCGTCAAGGAAGGCCCCGAACGGCGGCTGGCGCGCATGGTCGAGATCAACGAGGAACGCGCTGCCAAGATCCTGCGCAAATGGGTCGCAGAAAAAGCCGCCTGA
- the fliN gene encoding flagellar motor switch protein FliN — translation MAPKTAPLTDDQSAVTGDAELDQAIDDLRGVLKTDAEGGIAETDFDMDFGAAPAAAPDFMSNFGAIGDDDDPFAGSFAEPAPSAATAFGETSFDDSFATPSATAGTTMHGNLDLIMDIPIDVQIVLGSSRMQVSGLMGLTEGATIALDRKIGEPVEIMVNGRVIGRGEITVLEEDDTRFGVRLIEVNSGKKA, via the coding sequence ATGGCACCCAAGACAGCACCACTGACAGACGACCAGAGCGCGGTCACCGGCGATGCCGAGCTCGATCAGGCCATCGACGATCTGCGCGGCGTCCTGAAAACGGATGCCGAGGGCGGCATTGCGGAAACGGACTTCGACATGGACTTCGGCGCGGCCCCTGCGGCGGCTCCCGACTTCATGAGCAATTTCGGCGCGATCGGCGACGACGACGACCCTTTTGCCGGCAGCTTTGCCGAGCCTGCACCAAGTGCCGCGACGGCTTTTGGCGAGACGTCGTTCGACGACAGCTTTGCGACGCCTTCGGCAACGGCCGGCACCACGATGCACGGCAATCTCGATCTGATCATGGACATCCCGATCGATGTGCAGATCGTGCTCGGATCCAGCCGGATGCAGGTTTCCGGCCTGATGGGTCTGACGGAAGGCGCGACGATCGCTCTCGACAGGAAGATCGGCGAGCCGGTCGAGATCATGGTCAACGGCCGGGTTATCGGCCGCGGCGAGATCACTGTTCTCGAGGAAGACGATACCCGGTTCGGCGTCAGGCTGATCGAGGTCAACAGCGGAAAGAAGGCCTGA